The Drosophila bipectinata strain 14024-0381.07 chromosome 2L, DbipHiC1v2, whole genome shotgun sequence genome has a segment encoding these proteins:
- the eya gene encoding developmental protein eyes absent isoform X1, whose amino-acid sequence MVTLMPYNYTAPRCGLIDKMIEPKVKRPKTEHTDTHERNRLCNLSQQQQPQQQQQQQQTQQQHQQQQQQQQQQQQQSHPSTVLASNGPSSAGASMGVGVGGVGIGGVGVGVGVAGQCSPLGLPPQSQPLQPTIGSLASLSGHYSNGGGSNANPSSCSLAASSSFAQSSGSSFSTYQQAGSGAGAGTVAGEDVSTTVMSHWTSHDGTNSGAAVKSESRSPGQVHPALDNGSVSAGTVAGSNLYGCSSAASNPLDTGATTAAVNSSAVAAAAAAVYDSKHDYYYYNSMQQYTPPPPFYSSYGTPYTTARQAKMEPGAAAAAAAYLTPSYAGGGNNNSQLYSSPYAGYNNFGQQDYGGYYNEQYGNYYSPANYSPYAVSSPSSSASHGHGFHVAASSNLSESPTDTHSTTPVHQTTHSPHSPLPISPSATSGIGSLGNAAASAAAAATALNSSGGSSVGTPGSGTGVANSKTTPTGKSGRARGRRHQQPSPTRSTASDTGNSEAVKPPERVFVWDLDETLIIFHTLLSGSYANRYTKDHSSLMTIAFRMEEMVFNMADTHFFFNEIEECDQVHIDDVSSDDNGQDLSAYNFATDGFHTGTPPGAPPNLCLPTGVRGGVDWMRKLAFRYRKIKDIYNSYRGNVGTLLGPGKREAWLQIRSEIEVATDNWATLALKCLSMIAQRENCVNVLVTSTQLAPALAKVLLFGLGGIFNIENIYSAHKIGQETCYERIVTRFGRKSTYVVIGDGAEEEAAAKAMNFPFWRISAHSDIRALYTALDMGFL is encoded by the exons ATGGTCACCCTAATGCCATACAACTACACTGCCCCGCGATGCGGATTAATTGACAAAATGATCGAGCCAAAg GTTAAACGTCCCAAAACTGAGCACACGGATACACATGAACGCAACCG CCTCTGCAATCTgtcacagcaacagcaaccccagcaacagcagcaacaacaacaaacacaacagcaacaccaacaacagcagcaacaacaacaacagcagcaacaacaatcacATCCCAGCACCGTGTTGGCCAGCAATGGACCCAGTAGCGCCGGTGCCAGCATGGGCGTCGGTGTGGGTGGTGTGGGCATTGGCGGTGTAGGAGTGGGGGTGGGCGTGGCCGGGCAATGCAGTCCGCTGGGCCTACCGCCCCAAAGCCAGCCGCTCCAGCCGACAATCGGCTCGCTGGCCTCGCTCAGTGGCCACTATTCCAATGGCGGGGGCTCGAACGCGAATCCCAGCAGCTGCAGCCTGGCAGCATCCTCCAGCTTTGCTCAGTCCTCCGGCAGCAGCTTCTCCACATATCAGCAGGCCGGAAGCGGGGCCGGAGCTGGCACTGTGGCCGGCGAGGATGTGAGCACCACTGTGATGTCGCACTGGACGTCGCACGACGGCACCAACTCGGGGGCGGCCGTCAAGTCGGAGTCCCGCAGTCCGGGGCAAGTGCATCCGGCCTTGGATAATGGCAGTGTGTCCGCAGGAACTGTGGCCGGATCGAATCTATACGGATGCAGCTCCGCCGCCAGCAATCCCCTGGACACAGGAGCCACCACCGCGGCCGTCAACTCCTCGGCAGTGGCAGCTGCCGCGGCGGCAGTGTACGATAGCAAGCACGactactactactacaacAGCATGCAGCAGTACACGCCTCCGCCGCCATTCTATTCCAGCTACGGAACTCCGTACACAACGGCCCGCCAGGCCAAAATGGAGCCCGgagcggcggcagcggcggcggcctACCTGACGCCCAGCTACGCCGGAGGCGGCAACAACAACTCCCAGCTCTACAGCAGTCCCTATGCCGGGTACAACAACTTCGGGCAGCAGGACTACGGCGGCTACTACAACGAGCAGTACGGCAACTACTACAGTCCGGCCAACTATTCGCCGTACGCGGTCAGCTCGCCCAGCTCCAGCGCCAGCCACGGCCATGGTTTCCATGTGGCGGCCTCGTCGAACCTCTCCGAGAGCCCCACGGACACGCACTCGACCACGCCGGTGCACCAGACCACTCACTCGCCGCACTCCCCGCTCCCGATCTCGCCGAGCGCCACTTCCGGCATCGGATCTCTGGGCAACGCCGCTgcctccgccgccgccgcagctACGGCCCTGAATTCCAGCGGTGGCAGCAGCGTTGGTACCCCCGGATCCGGTACTGGGGTGGCCAACAGCAAGACCACGCCCACGGGCAAGTCGGGAAGGGCGCGTGGTCGACGCCATCAGCAGCCGAGTCCGACGAGGAGCACTGCGTCGGATACCGGAAATAGCGAGGCGGTGAAGCCGCCGGAGCGCGTGTTCGTCTGGGATCTGGACGAGACGCTCATCATCTTCCACACCCTGCTCTCGGGCAGCTATGCCAATCGATACACCAAAGACCACAGCTCCCTGATGACCATCGCCTTCCGCATGGAGGAGATGGTCTTCAACATGGCCGACACGCACTTCTTCTTCAACGAGATCGAGGAGTGCGACCAGGTGCACATCGACGATGTCAGCTCCGACGACAACGGCCAGGACCTGAGCGCCTACAACTTTGCCACCGACGGCTTCCACACGGGCACTCCGCCCGGCGCCCCGCCCAATCTCTGCCTGCCCACGGGCGTGAGGGGCGGAGTCGACTGGATGCGCAAGCTGGCCTTCCGTTACCGCAAGATAAAGGACATCTACAATAGCTATCGTGGAAA TGTTGGCACTTTGCTGGGACCCGGAAAACGCGAAGCCTGGCTGCAGATCCGCTCGGAGATCGAGGTGGCCACCGACAACTGGGCCACCCTGGCGCTGAAGTGCCTCAGCATGATCGCCCAGCGGGAGAACTGCGTCAATGTCCTGGTCACCTCCACACAACTGGCACCGGCGCTGGCCAAGGTCCTGCTCTTCGGACTCGGTGGAATCTTCAACATCGAGAACATCTACAGTGCGCACAAAATCG gCCAGGAAACCTGCTACGAACGAATCGTGACTCGGTTCGGACGCAAGAGCACCTATGTGGTGATCGGAGATGGGGCCGAGGAGGAGGCGGCCGCCAAGGCCATGAACTTCCCCTTCTGGCGCATCTCCGCCCACAGCGATATACGCGCCCTCTACACTGCCCTCGACATGGGCTTCTTATGA
- the eya gene encoding developmental protein eyes absent isoform X2: MLYNVPCYQNFSTLDYYKVKRPKTEHTDTHERNRLCNLSQQQQPQQQQQQQQTQQQHQQQQQQQQQQQQQSHPSTVLASNGPSSAGASMGVGVGGVGIGGVGVGVGVAGQCSPLGLPPQSQPLQPTIGSLASLSGHYSNGGGSNANPSSCSLAASSSFAQSSGSSFSTYQQAGSGAGAGTVAGEDVSTTVMSHWTSHDGTNSGAAVKSESRSPGQVHPALDNGSVSAGTVAGSNLYGCSSAASNPLDTGATTAAVNSSAVAAAAAAVYDSKHDYYYYNSMQQYTPPPPFYSSYGTPYTTARQAKMEPGAAAAAAAYLTPSYAGGGNNNSQLYSSPYAGYNNFGQQDYGGYYNEQYGNYYSPANYSPYAVSSPSSSASHGHGFHVAASSNLSESPTDTHSTTPVHQTTHSPHSPLPISPSATSGIGSLGNAAASAAAAATALNSSGGSSVGTPGSGTGVANSKTTPTGKSGRARGRRHQQPSPTRSTASDTGNSEAVKPPERVFVWDLDETLIIFHTLLSGSYANRYTKDHSSLMTIAFRMEEMVFNMADTHFFFNEIEECDQVHIDDVSSDDNGQDLSAYNFATDGFHTGTPPGAPPNLCLPTGVRGGVDWMRKLAFRYRKIKDIYNSYRGNVGTLLGPGKREAWLQIRSEIEVATDNWATLALKCLSMIAQRENCVNVLVTSTQLAPALAKVLLFGLGGIFNIENIYSAHKIGQETCYERIVTRFGRKSTYVVIGDGAEEEAAAKAMNFPFWRISAHSDIRALYTALDMGFL; the protein is encoded by the exons GTTAAACGTCCCAAAACTGAGCACACGGATACACATGAACGCAACCG CCTCTGCAATCTgtcacagcaacagcaaccccagcaacagcagcaacaacaacaaacacaacagcaacaccaacaacagcagcaacaacaacaacagcagcaacaacaatcacATCCCAGCACCGTGTTGGCCAGCAATGGACCCAGTAGCGCCGGTGCCAGCATGGGCGTCGGTGTGGGTGGTGTGGGCATTGGCGGTGTAGGAGTGGGGGTGGGCGTGGCCGGGCAATGCAGTCCGCTGGGCCTACCGCCCCAAAGCCAGCCGCTCCAGCCGACAATCGGCTCGCTGGCCTCGCTCAGTGGCCACTATTCCAATGGCGGGGGCTCGAACGCGAATCCCAGCAGCTGCAGCCTGGCAGCATCCTCCAGCTTTGCTCAGTCCTCCGGCAGCAGCTTCTCCACATATCAGCAGGCCGGAAGCGGGGCCGGAGCTGGCACTGTGGCCGGCGAGGATGTGAGCACCACTGTGATGTCGCACTGGACGTCGCACGACGGCACCAACTCGGGGGCGGCCGTCAAGTCGGAGTCCCGCAGTCCGGGGCAAGTGCATCCGGCCTTGGATAATGGCAGTGTGTCCGCAGGAACTGTGGCCGGATCGAATCTATACGGATGCAGCTCCGCCGCCAGCAATCCCCTGGACACAGGAGCCACCACCGCGGCCGTCAACTCCTCGGCAGTGGCAGCTGCCGCGGCGGCAGTGTACGATAGCAAGCACGactactactactacaacAGCATGCAGCAGTACACGCCTCCGCCGCCATTCTATTCCAGCTACGGAACTCCGTACACAACGGCCCGCCAGGCCAAAATGGAGCCCGgagcggcggcagcggcggcggcctACCTGACGCCCAGCTACGCCGGAGGCGGCAACAACAACTCCCAGCTCTACAGCAGTCCCTATGCCGGGTACAACAACTTCGGGCAGCAGGACTACGGCGGCTACTACAACGAGCAGTACGGCAACTACTACAGTCCGGCCAACTATTCGCCGTACGCGGTCAGCTCGCCCAGCTCCAGCGCCAGCCACGGCCATGGTTTCCATGTGGCGGCCTCGTCGAACCTCTCCGAGAGCCCCACGGACACGCACTCGACCACGCCGGTGCACCAGACCACTCACTCGCCGCACTCCCCGCTCCCGATCTCGCCGAGCGCCACTTCCGGCATCGGATCTCTGGGCAACGCCGCTgcctccgccgccgccgcagctACGGCCCTGAATTCCAGCGGTGGCAGCAGCGTTGGTACCCCCGGATCCGGTACTGGGGTGGCCAACAGCAAGACCACGCCCACGGGCAAGTCGGGAAGGGCGCGTGGTCGACGCCATCAGCAGCCGAGTCCGACGAGGAGCACTGCGTCGGATACCGGAAATAGCGAGGCGGTGAAGCCGCCGGAGCGCGTGTTCGTCTGGGATCTGGACGAGACGCTCATCATCTTCCACACCCTGCTCTCGGGCAGCTATGCCAATCGATACACCAAAGACCACAGCTCCCTGATGACCATCGCCTTCCGCATGGAGGAGATGGTCTTCAACATGGCCGACACGCACTTCTTCTTCAACGAGATCGAGGAGTGCGACCAGGTGCACATCGACGATGTCAGCTCCGACGACAACGGCCAGGACCTGAGCGCCTACAACTTTGCCACCGACGGCTTCCACACGGGCACTCCGCCCGGCGCCCCGCCCAATCTCTGCCTGCCCACGGGCGTGAGGGGCGGAGTCGACTGGATGCGCAAGCTGGCCTTCCGTTACCGCAAGATAAAGGACATCTACAATAGCTATCGTGGAAA TGTTGGCACTTTGCTGGGACCCGGAAAACGCGAAGCCTGGCTGCAGATCCGCTCGGAGATCGAGGTGGCCACCGACAACTGGGCCACCCTGGCGCTGAAGTGCCTCAGCATGATCGCCCAGCGGGAGAACTGCGTCAATGTCCTGGTCACCTCCACACAACTGGCACCGGCGCTGGCCAAGGTCCTGCTCTTCGGACTCGGTGGAATCTTCAACATCGAGAACATCTACAGTGCGCACAAAATCG gCCAGGAAACCTGCTACGAACGAATCGTGACTCGGTTCGGACGCAAGAGCACCTATGTGGTGATCGGAGATGGGGCCGAGGAGGAGGCGGCCGCCAAGGCCATGAACTTCCCCTTCTGGCGCATCTCCGCCCACAGCGATATACGCGCCCTCTACACTGCCCTCGACATGGGCTTCTTATGA
- the LOC108124264 gene encoding beta-1,3-galactosyltransferase 1-like yields MLPYRKRRVLLALVLLLMTFLIYKAFEFNDNDFINRRAQLQDWGDNKSRKTRDYLDPDKKTALIIPKGFCQEKAFLIIAVASKLENFKQRSIIRNTWGNTTDFNYPTFVKFHGYSVENYLPPLAEHMNLFKDYLEGRGELMRLKVQLIFVVGRSQDKNSTLFIKKEAEMHNDIIQEDFMDSYQNLTIKSVMILKHIATSCTNNSAFFLKCDDDSFVNIPNLLHYLLGGTIPLYQDTLEYYDHVSYTPMDRLIETQNLIMGHRFCMVLPSRDVSDKSYMPSSIYPFDVYPVYISGSGYLLSMDVVPKLYGIALNMTFVPLEDIFITGICAEIAGIQRRHHPLFRFYSSEGVCSLKGSIVTHRVENWELAWSMLVLDSNITCQAIPLQQINWPPKWAKDKCNLNIFTQKLYYFMKYFKLQ; encoded by the exons atgtTGCCATATCGCAAGAGAAGAGTCTTGCTAGCTTTGGTTTTACTTTTAATGACATTTCTGATCTACAAGGCATTTGAATTCAATGATAATGATTTCATAAACCGACGAG CACAACTCCAAGATTGGGGAGATAATAAATCCAGAAAAACAAGAGATTACCTGGATCCGGATAAGAAAACAGCCTTGATAATTCCAAAAGGATTCTGCCAGGAAAAGGCCTTTCTTATAATAGCTGTTGCCTCCAAGTTGGAGAACTTTAAACAGCGCTCTATTATCCGCAACACATGGGGCAATACTACCGATTTTAATTATCCAACTTTTGTCAAGTTCCATGGATATTCAGTGGAAAACTATCTGCCACCTTTGGCCGAACATATGAACCTCTTTAAGGACTATTTAGAGGGCAGAGGTGAGCTAATGAGGCTCAAAGTGCAATTAATTTTCGTTGTGGGTCGAAGTCAGGACAAAAATAGCACattatttataaagaaagAAGCCGAAATGCACAACGATATCATTCAGGAGGACTTTATGGATAGCTATCAGAATCTCACAATAAAGTCAGTGATGATCCTAAAACATATAGCCACAAGTTGTACCAACAACTCGGCTTTCTTTTTAAAATGCGATGACGATTCTTTTGTGAATATTCCCAATCTTCTGCACTATTTACTGGGAGGCACCATACCCCTCTATCAGGATACTTTGGAATATTATGATCACGTTTCCTATACACCCATGGATCGGCTTATTGAAACCCAGAATCTGATAATGGGGCACAGATTCTGCATGGTCCTGCCATCCAGAGATGTCTCTGACAAATCATACATGCCATCCTCTATATATCCTTTTGACGTATATCCCGTCTATATATCCGGATCGGGTTATCTGCTTTCTATGGACGTAGTGCCAAAGCTATATGGTATTGCTTTGAATATGACTTTTGTGCCCTTGGAGGATATCTTTATAACCGGAATCTGTGCCGAAATAGCCGGAATCCAGAGACGCCATCATCCACTTTTTAGGTTTTATTCCTCGGAGGGAGTGTGCAGCCTAAAGGGCAGCATCGTAACCCACCGGGTGGAGAACTGGGAGCTGGCTTGGAGCATGCTAGTTTTAGACTCGAACATTACATGCCAGGCTATTCCACTTCAACAAATAAATTGGCCACCAAAATGGGCCAAAGACAAGTGTAACTTAAACATATTCACCCAAAAGTTGTATTactttatgaaatattttaaattacaatag